From Parafrankia irregularis, the proteins below share one genomic window:
- a CDS encoding BlaI/MecI/CopY family transcriptional regulator produces MAGRTHPRPSGGLENEVVACLAAADGPMTAAQVQAELGDDLAYTTILTTLRRLHEKQALTRVPRGRAYAYQLVGSLSETQAGLTARQMQKLLDAGTDRARVLSQFVGTLDEDSERILRELLARHPGPDQTTPASDAQEQGPQ; encoded by the coding sequence GTGGCCGGCCGAACTCACCCCCGCCCCAGCGGCGGCCTGGAGAACGAGGTCGTCGCCTGCCTCGCCGCCGCCGACGGGCCGATGACCGCGGCCCAGGTGCAGGCCGAGCTGGGTGATGACCTGGCCTATACGACCATCCTGACGACACTCCGACGCCTGCACGAGAAACAGGCGCTGACCCGCGTCCCGCGGGGCCGGGCCTACGCATACCAGCTGGTCGGCAGCCTGTCGGAGACCCAGGCCGGGCTAACCGCCCGCCAGATGCAGAAGCTGCTCGACGCCGGCACGGACCGCGCCAGGGTGCTGTCCCAGTTCGTCGGAACCCTCGACGAGGACTCGGAACGCATCCTGCGGGAACTGCTCGCCCGCCACCCCGGACCCGACCAGACGACGCCGGCATCCGACGCGCAGGAACAGGGGCCGCAGTGA
- a CDS encoding M56 family metallopeptidase, with amino-acid sequence MTRIAVVFGLIMIPIVVGLVGGLAAPRAARLLPPAAATVLLTTFAVTVSLGTETGLSYSAYLSTVAVFPAAHPSDWSIPVLRAMLPVPSIVGLAVGALALVLLGRAGVHLIRVVMAARRTTAAVRAFPAVGELAVVADDDAHAYAVPGRHRRVVVSTGMLRLLSGPQRRALLAHEQAHLRHHHHRYAQLTRLAAAASPPAAMVTRAVDHAIERWADAAAVRAVGDPSTVAQALGLAALARPAVPPHLLGAAHDHVVDRVQDLLEPPARRTWAGVLLTVATLVCWASTVAVVLYLHGIVEVSEAATGG; translated from the coding sequence GTGACCAGAATCGCCGTCGTGTTCGGGTTGATCATGATCCCGATCGTGGTCGGCCTCGTCGGCGGTCTGGCCGCGCCGCGCGCTGCCCGCCTGCTCCCGCCGGCGGCCGCGACCGTGCTTCTCACCACCTTCGCGGTGACGGTGTCGCTGGGCACCGAGACCGGGCTGTCGTACTCCGCCTATCTCAGTACCGTTGCCGTCTTCCCCGCCGCGCACCCGAGCGACTGGTCCATCCCGGTCCTGCGCGCGATGCTGCCGGTTCCGAGCATCGTCGGCCTGGCCGTGGGCGCGCTGGCGCTCGTCCTGCTCGGTCGGGCCGGCGTCCACCTGATCCGGGTGGTGATGGCCGCACGCCGGACCACGGCCGCGGTCAGAGCATTTCCCGCCGTGGGTGAACTGGCTGTCGTAGCCGACGATGACGCGCATGCCTACGCGGTTCCGGGCCGCCACCGCCGCGTCGTCGTCTCCACCGGCATGCTGCGCCTGCTGAGCGGCCCGCAACGCCGGGCGCTGCTCGCCCACGAGCAGGCCCACCTGCGTCATCATCACCACCGCTACGCACAGCTGACCCGCCTCGCCGCCGCGGCCAGTCCCCCGGCGGCGATGGTGACCCGCGCCGTCGACCACGCGATCGAGCGGTGGGCCGACGCCGCCGCGGTCCGCGCGGTGGGCGACCCCTCCACCGTGGCCCAGGCGCTGGGCCTGGCCGCGCTCGCCCGACCCGCGGTGCCGCCCCACCTGCTCGGTGCCGCCCACGATCATGTCGTCGACCGGGTCCAGGACCTTCTGGAGCCGCCGGCCCGCCGGACCTGGGCGGGTGTTCTGCTCACGGTCGCGACCCTGGTGTGCTGGGCCAGCACGGTCGCGGTCGTCCTCTACCTGCACGGCATCGTCGAGGTCTCCGAGGCCGCGACGGGCGGCTGA
- a CDS encoding DedA family protein, producing MTGIASNTLALGPGFISADSLAKAGLAVVLLVVFAESGLLVGFFLPGDSLLFTLGLLISRDEVSTPLWLACALVGTAAALGDQVGYLFGRKAGPALFRRPDSRLFRQEYVDQAHGFFEKHGPRSIVLARFVPVVRTFTPVIAGVSAMHYRVFVVYNIVGAVLWGCGVTILGFFLGRIDFIRQNVEVILLLVVVISVIPILVEVLRARRRKAVAARPESQEHAVRGDAG from the coding sequence GTGACCGGCATCGCATCGAACACGCTGGCCCTGGGGCCGGGCTTCATCAGTGCGGACAGCCTGGCCAAGGCCGGCCTGGCCGTGGTCCTGCTTGTCGTCTTCGCCGAGTCCGGGCTGTTGGTCGGCTTCTTCCTGCCCGGCGACTCGCTGTTGTTCACCCTCGGCCTGCTGATCTCCCGGGACGAGGTGTCCACGCCGCTGTGGCTCGCCTGTGCCCTCGTCGGCACCGCCGCGGCCCTGGGTGACCAGGTCGGCTACCTCTTCGGCCGGAAGGCCGGCCCCGCGCTCTTCCGCCGCCCGGACTCCCGCCTGTTCCGCCAGGAGTACGTCGACCAGGCACACGGGTTCTTCGAGAAGCACGGCCCGCGGTCGATCGTCCTGGCTCGTTTCGTCCCCGTCGTGCGGACCTTCACCCCGGTCATCGCGGGCGTCAGCGCCATGCACTACCGGGTCTTCGTCGTCTACAACATCGTCGGCGCCGTCCTGTGGGGCTGCGGCGTCACGATCCTGGGTTTCTTTCTCGGCAGGATCGACTTCATCCGGCAGAACGTCGAGGTAATTCTGCTTCTCGTCGTCGTGATCTCGGTCATTCCGATTCTGGTCGAGGTTCTGCGCGCCCGCCGCCGGAAGGCCGTGGCGGCCCGCCCGGAATCTCAGGAGCACGCCGTTCGCGGCGACGCCGGGTGA
- a CDS encoding AbrB family transcriptional regulator — protein sequence MIFSTVADSQVPDRRADAGMTTRPGPRASVHIRAGTRSRAGVQATGWMVLTIACYLLSEIGEMVSVPAPQLVMSLAVGAALAVTGLVHRQVPASAARSSHAVLGALMGSYLVPSQLASAAGQALALTVVTAATVAVCAGVAVLIAYRTRTRPVDAVLGLIPGGSAAIVAYAEDLGADSRVVAFAQYLRVGLVAFSAPMVVLALHGPGAGHAAPGSFPNLSRLVDSSHQLAGLATLLFICVAGSRVGRGCRLPAPSLLGPMLVAGAVLATGIAPGFAPAGPLQDVVWVLVGLEVGLRFTRPAIRHIGHLIPHLLGGIVVICLACAGFAWILADLAGVPFLEAYLATTPGGINAVLATAAATHTNVPVVAVVQSLRLFLVVLLTPLVIRWAARRMTGRPAERTDVRNGADDHRR from the coding sequence ATGATCTTCTCCACAGTCGCGGATTCCCAGGTTCCGGACCGGCGGGCCGATGCCGGGATGACGACACGCCCCGGTCCACGGGCATCCGTGCACATCCGAGCAGGCACGCGCTCCCGGGCAGGCGTGCAGGCCACGGGTTGGATGGTGCTCACCATCGCCTGCTACCTGCTCAGCGAGATCGGTGAGATGGTCTCGGTGCCGGCACCCCAGCTGGTGATGTCGCTGGCCGTCGGAGCGGCCCTCGCCGTCACCGGGTTGGTGCACCGGCAGGTGCCGGCCTCCGCCGCCCGCTCGTCGCACGCGGTGCTCGGGGCGCTCATGGGGTCGTATCTCGTCCCGTCGCAACTGGCATCGGCGGCAGGCCAGGCACTTGCGCTGACCGTGGTCACCGCTGCCACGGTGGCCGTCTGCGCCGGGGTCGCGGTGCTGATCGCGTACCGGACCCGGACCCGCCCGGTGGATGCGGTCCTGGGCCTGATCCCCGGCGGGTCCGCGGCGATCGTCGCCTACGCGGAGGACCTCGGTGCGGACAGCCGCGTGGTCGCCTTCGCCCAGTACCTGCGGGTCGGGCTGGTCGCTTTCTCCGCCCCGATGGTCGTGCTGGCGCTGCATGGGCCGGGCGCCGGGCACGCCGCCCCCGGGTCGTTTCCGAATCTGTCCCGTCTGGTCGACTCGTCGCACCAGCTCGCCGGCCTGGCCACCCTGCTGTTCATCTGCGTGGCCGGCAGCCGCGTCGGGCGGGGCTGCCGGCTGCCTGCGCCGTCGCTGCTCGGGCCGATGCTGGTGGCCGGGGCCGTGCTGGCCACCGGTATCGCCCCCGGGTTCGCGCCCGCGGGCCCACTGCAGGACGTCGTCTGGGTCCTCGTGGGGCTCGAGGTCGGCCTGCGCTTCACCCGCCCGGCCATCCGGCACATCGGGCACCTCATACCGCACCTGCTCGGCGGCATCGTGGTGATCTGCCTGGCCTGCGCCGGTTTTGCCTGGATCCTGGCCGACCTGGCCGGGGTGCCTTTCCTGGAGGCCTACCTCGCCACCACCCCCGGCGGCATCAACGCCGTCCTCGCGACTGCCGCGGCCACCCACACCAACGTCCCCGTCGTCGCCGTCGTCCAGAGCCTGCGACTGTTCCTCGTCGTGCTCCTCACCCCGCTGGTCATCCGGTGGGCGGCCCGCCGGATGACTGGACGGCCCGCCGAACGCACCGACGTGCGGAACGGTGCGGATGATCACCGGCGCTGA
- a CDS encoding phosphatase PAP2 family protein, with amino-acid sequence MSSASELPAGAPGPERTRTETARRLVAGVSGLLLAGLLCAVVSRNGKPFALDARWHRWALDHRSATLSDIAVAVTDTGVGACAYGLAAVAGAVAVGRRGRWWLGAVVAPAALLMAQLLRTSLATVVGRARPPLADWMTHPSGFAFPSGHTTTSALVAVGLAAVLYRRARRRTTRVSAVVLPGLWAFAVGISRIFLGVHWPTDVLAGWLLVAVLACVFLPPLAALLTWVGRDRPDPPVEPDPPDEPDPPVEPELSLPRAPRRSAGARAGERAGEMPPGSRETDR; translated from the coding sequence GTGAGCTCGGCATCCGAACTGCCGGCGGGCGCACCCGGGCCGGAGCGGACCCGCACCGAAACCGCGCGCCGCCTGGTGGCCGGTGTATCGGGTCTCCTGCTGGCCGGGCTGTTGTGCGCGGTCGTCAGCAGAAACGGAAAGCCGTTCGCGCTTGACGCCAGGTGGCACCGCTGGGCGCTGGACCACCGCAGCGCCACGTTGTCCGACATCGCCGTCGCGGTCACCGACACCGGGGTCGGTGCCTGCGCGTACGGTCTCGCCGCGGTCGCCGGCGCGGTCGCGGTGGGACGACGTGGACGGTGGTGGCTGGGCGCCGTCGTCGCGCCTGCGGCGTTGCTGATGGCTCAGCTGCTCCGGACGTCCCTGGCGACCGTTGTCGGCAGGGCGCGGCCACCGCTCGCGGACTGGATGACCCACCCTTCGGGTTTCGCCTTCCCGTCCGGGCACACCACCACTTCGGCCCTGGTCGCCGTGGGTCTTGCCGCGGTGCTGTACCGCCGGGCGAGGCGTCGGACCACCCGGGTCTCCGCTGTCGTCCTCCCAGGTCTGTGGGCGTTCGCCGTGGGGATCAGCCGGATCTTCCTCGGAGTGCACTGGCCCACCGACGTTCTCGCCGGATGGCTGCTGGTGGCAGTCCTGGCCTGCGTCTTCCTGCCGCCGTTGGCCGCCCTGCTCACCTGGGTCGGGCGGGACCGACCGGACCCGCCGGTCGAGCCGGACCCGCCGGACGAGCCGGACCCGCCGGTCGAGCCGGAGTTGTCGCTGCCGCGCGCACCACGCCGGAGTGCCGGGGCCCGGGCCGGTGAAAGGGCTGGAGAAATGCCCCCCGGCAGCCGCGAAACGGATCGTTGA
- a CDS encoding PepSY domain-containing protein, producing MIIGAAGSALIAAMVGGGVTAASASGGGDDNATPITGPALGQASAAALAYTGGGKVTETEVGDEDGYYQVEVTTPDKGVVDVALDRDFTVIGAVADSETGPDDPADSEGPEDPTDDVAG from the coding sequence ATGATCATTGGCGCGGCGGGAAGCGCGCTGATCGCCGCGATGGTGGGCGGCGGTGTGACCGCGGCCTCGGCATCGGGCGGCGGTGACGACAACGCGACTCCCATCACCGGGCCCGCACTGGGGCAGGCCAGCGCGGCCGCGCTGGCGTACACCGGTGGCGGGAAGGTGACCGAGACCGAGGTCGGCGACGAGGACGGCTACTACCAGGTCGAGGTCACCACACCCGACAAGGGAGTCGTGGATGTCGCCCTGGACCGCGACTTCACGGTGATCGGCGCGGTCGCGGACTCCGAGACCGGTCCCGACGACCCCGCGGACTCCGAAGGCCCCGAGGACCCCACGGACGACGTCGCCGGGTGA
- a CDS encoding sensor histidine kinase — MRGLWRRRATVRARAAAVATLVVATALAAGAAGLLLTLNRSLVRGHDDADRARLRDLATMVEANAVPRVVPVPGDDDVAQVVESSGRVRAASEKVLGQPRLTSFEPNGSDPAVRTVLWTSGGESEKYRIWALRVPAATDGERNLVIYVGSSVETVQEAVTTVQGALVTGLPALVALAAAGTWLVVGRALRPVEAIRAEVADITGDIGGRRVPVPLARDEIAQLASTMNDMLDRLHAAAERERRFVADAAHELQSPLAAFRTHLEVALAHPDTADWPSTADELLDGSRQMERLVRDLLFLARTENRRSQPGRDAMNLLDLDDVVMAEAARLRSLGRVAVDVSGVSAAPVHGRRDEVARLARNLLENAERHARSTVTVTVRTTGTAAVFVVADDGPGVPPEDRERIFDRFTRLDTARTRGTGTGLGLAIAKEIAQRHGATIQLDDADHDLRDVDIDVEAAVAVEVDGGVTPARCVGGRGARFVVCFPLPAMPGAAACAAGG, encoded by the coding sequence ATGCGGGGCCTGTGGCGTCGGCGGGCGACGGTCCGCGCCCGGGCCGCCGCGGTGGCGACCCTGGTGGTCGCCACCGCCCTCGCGGCCGGCGCCGCGGGGCTGCTTCTCACCCTGAACAGGTCGCTGGTCCGAGGGCACGACGACGCCGACCGGGCACGGCTGCGTGACCTGGCGACCATGGTCGAGGCGAACGCGGTTCCCCGGGTCGTCCCGGTGCCCGGTGATGACGATGTGGCGCAGGTGGTCGAGAGCTCCGGCCGGGTGCGCGCGGCCAGCGAGAAGGTGCTGGGCCAGCCGAGGCTGACCTCGTTCGAGCCGAACGGCTCCGATCCGGCCGTGCGGACCGTTCTGTGGACGTCCGGCGGCGAGTCCGAGAAGTACCGGATCTGGGCGCTGCGAGTGCCCGCCGCCACGGACGGCGAACGCAATCTGGTCATCTACGTCGGAAGCAGCGTGGAGACCGTTCAGGAAGCCGTCACCACGGTGCAGGGGGCGTTGGTCACGGGCCTGCCGGCGCTTGTCGCGCTGGCGGCTGCGGGCACCTGGCTGGTCGTCGGCCGCGCGCTGCGGCCGGTGGAGGCGATCCGGGCCGAGGTCGCGGACATCACCGGGGACATCGGCGGGCGCCGGGTACCCGTGCCGCTCGCGCGTGACGAGATCGCCCAGCTCGCGTCGACGATGAACGACATGCTCGACCGGCTGCACGCCGCGGCCGAGCGGGAGCGGCGGTTCGTCGCCGACGCCGCCCATGAGCTGCAGAGCCCGCTCGCCGCCTTCCGGACCCATCTCGAGGTCGCCCTGGCCCATCCGGACACCGCCGACTGGCCGTCGACCGCGGACGAGCTGCTCGACGGCAGCCGGCAGATGGAGCGCCTGGTACGGGATCTGCTCTTCCTCGCCCGCACCGAGAACAGGCGGAGCCAGCCTGGCCGGGACGCCATGAACCTGCTGGATCTCGACGACGTCGTCATGGCGGAGGCCGCCCGGCTGCGCTCGCTCGGCCGGGTGGCCGTGGATGTTTCCGGAGTGTCGGCGGCCCCGGTCCACGGCCGGCGGGACGAGGTCGCGCGGCTGGCGCGCAACCTGCTGGAGAACGCCGAACGCCACGCCAGGTCAACAGTCACCGTGACTGTCCGTACCACCGGGACCGCCGCGGTGTTCGTCGTGGCGGACGACGGACCTGGGGTGCCGCCTGAGGACCGCGAGCGCATCTTCGACCGGTTCACCCGCCTGGACACCGCCCGCACCCGGGGGACCGGCACGGGGCTCGGGCTCGCGATCGCGAAGGAGATCGCCCAGCGGCACGGCGCCACCATCCAGCTCGACGACGCCGATCACGATCTTCGGGACGTCGACATCGACGTCGAGGCCGCCGTCGCCGTCGAGGTCGACGGCGGTGTCACCCCCGCCCGGTGTGTCGGCGGGCGCGGGGCGCGGTTCGTCGTGTGCTTCCCCCTGCCGGCGATGCCAGGGGCAGCTGCCTGCGCCGCGGGGGGCTGA
- a CDS encoding response regulator transcription factor yields MRILVVDDDPSLARALKRGLEAERFAVDVALTGPDGLWRAAEHRYDAIVLDVMLPGLSGYTVCSRLREAGNWAPILMLTAKDGELDEAEALDTGADDFLTKPFSYVVLVARLRALMRRGARERPVVLTAGDLRLDPASHQAWRGETPIELTPRQFALLECLMRRPGQVISKREILGQVWDFAFDGDPNIVEVYVRQLRRRVDEPFGRGALQTVRLVGYRVDPAGG; encoded by the coding sequence GTGCGGATTCTCGTGGTGGATGACGACCCGAGCCTGGCACGTGCGCTGAAGCGGGGCCTGGAGGCGGAGCGGTTCGCGGTCGACGTCGCCCTGACCGGCCCCGACGGGCTGTGGCGGGCCGCCGAACACCGCTACGACGCGATTGTGCTGGATGTGATGCTGCCCGGTCTGAGCGGCTACACGGTGTGCAGCCGCCTGCGGGAGGCCGGGAACTGGGCGCCGATCCTGATGCTGACAGCCAAGGACGGGGAGCTGGACGAGGCGGAGGCACTCGACACGGGCGCCGACGACTTCCTCACCAAGCCGTTTTCCTATGTGGTCCTGGTCGCACGCCTGCGGGCGCTGATGCGCCGCGGGGCCCGCGAGCGGCCGGTCGTGCTGACAGCCGGCGATCTGCGCCTCGATCCCGCATCACACCAGGCGTGGCGGGGCGAGACGCCGATCGAGCTGACCCCGCGGCAGTTCGCCCTGCTGGAATGCCTGATGCGCCGGCCAGGCCAGGTGATCTCCAAGCGGGAGATCCTGGGGCAGGTGTGGGACTTCGCCTTCGACGGCGACCCCAACATCGTGGAGGTCTACGTCCGTCAGCTGCGTCGCCGCGTGGACGAGCCGTTCGGCCGCGGCGCCCTGCAGACCGTGCGCCTGGTGGGCTACCGCGTCGACCCGGCTGGCGGGTGA
- a CDS encoding sensor histidine kinase, with protein MPLRVRLTLLFALGTSLVLVAAGVLFYLLLRNDLQNSVDASLRTRFSILAAQLPEASDPAAELKEAGAGPAQLLRADGTVIASTDVAGSVPLLDRDQAAAARTGMTSLTLEVEQHRGTDTDEQDVRALAGPLPTTPLPTTPLPTTPQQSAPRQSAPRQSAPQQIILVVATETDLVDAAEDRIRNIMIAATAPTVALAGLAAWLLSGAALRPVDRMRRQTAAISESDSAAELDVPATRDEIAALATTMNDLLRRLNAARARDRAFVADAGHELRTPLTNLKAELDLAGRPGRTRDDLVEAVGNAAEETDRLIRLAESLLTLARMDSGIITPRRLSVGDLLDRASRSAAGHAQTRDVTIRTDADRILTVDAEPDLLRQAVDNLLANAIRHAPPGTAVEVVAHLAEGGSAVAVQVRDHGPGFPPGFLPHAFERFRRSDSARTRDHGGTGLGLAIVAATAQAHHGTAAASNHPDGGAVVTLTLPTSQPPDVGIPGPGTDENPA; from the coding sequence GTGCCACTGCGAGTGAGACTGACCCTGCTGTTCGCGCTCGGCACCTCGCTTGTGCTCGTCGCCGCCGGCGTGCTCTTCTACCTGCTGCTGCGCAATGACCTGCAGAACTCAGTCGACGCCAGCCTGCGCACCCGCTTCTCGATCCTCGCCGCCCAGCTCCCGGAGGCGTCCGATCCGGCGGCGGAGCTGAAGGAGGCCGGTGCCGGGCCCGCTCAGCTCCTGCGCGCGGACGGCACCGTCATCGCCTCGACCGACGTCGCGGGTTCGGTGCCGCTGCTCGACCGGGACCAGGCGGCGGCCGCCCGCACGGGCATGACCTCGCTCACGCTCGAGGTGGAGCAGCACCGGGGAACGGACACCGACGAGCAGGACGTACGCGCACTGGCCGGGCCGCTGCCCACCACACCGCTGCCCACCACACCGCTGCCCACCACACCGCAGCAGAGCGCACCGCGGCAGTCCGCCCCGCGGCAGTCCGCCCCGCAGCAGATCATCCTGGTGGTGGCGACGGAGACCGACCTCGTGGATGCCGCCGAGGACCGGATCCGCAACATCATGATCGCGGCGACGGCGCCGACGGTGGCCCTCGCCGGGCTCGCGGCCTGGCTCCTCTCGGGCGCCGCGCTGCGCCCCGTCGACCGCATGCGCCGGCAGACCGCCGCCATCAGCGAGTCCGACAGCGCCGCCGAGCTGGACGTCCCCGCCACCCGGGACGAGATCGCGGCGCTGGCGACCACGATGAACGACCTGCTGCGCCGGCTGAACGCCGCCCGCGCCCGCGACCGGGCCTTCGTCGCCGACGCCGGGCACGAACTGCGCACCCCGCTGACGAACCTCAAGGCCGAGCTCGACCTCGCCGGGCGCCCCGGCCGCACGCGTGACGACCTCGTCGAAGCGGTCGGCAACGCCGCCGAGGAGACCGACCGCCTCATCCGGCTCGCCGAATCCCTGCTCACGCTCGCCCGGATGGACAGCGGCATCATCACCCCGCGCCGGCTGTCCGTCGGTGACCTGCTCGACCGGGCCAGCCGGTCCGCGGCCGGCCACGCGCAGACCAGGGACGTCACGATCCGGACGGACGCCGACCGCATCCTGACCGTCGACGCCGAGCCCGACCTGCTGCGCCAGGCCGTCGACAACCTCCTGGCCAACGCCATCCGGCACGCTCCACCCGGCACCGCCGTGGAGGTGGTGGCCCACCTGGCCGAGGGTGGGTCGGCCGTCGCCGTTCAGGTCCGCGACCACGGCCCGGGCTTTCCCCCGGGATTCCTCCCGCACGCCTTCGAACGTTTCCGCCGGTCCGACAGCGCCCGCACCCGGGATCACGGCGGGACGGGCCTGGGGCTCGCCATCGTCGCCGCGACCGCCCAGGCACACCACGGGACCGCCGCGGCCAGCAACCATCCCGACGGCGGCGCCGTCGTCACCCTCACCCTCCCGACCAGCCAGCCCCCCGACGTCGGCATTCCCGGCCCCGGGACCGATGAGAACCCCGCCTGA
- a CDS encoding undecaprenyl-diphosphate phosphatase, translating to MSAISVGQALVLGVVEGVTEFLPISSTGHLKITEGIMGLPVDDRSVVAFTAVIQVGAIGAVLVYFFTDIRRLATAWVRGLADRELRQHHEFRFACWIFYATLPVVAVGLAAKSLIDGPLASLWIVAGSLLAGSAFMWFADRFGRRKRGEDDIDLTDAMAVGSSQILALLFPGFSRSGATMSTALVRDLDRVAATRLSFFLSIPALTGAGLYELKDAVGGGVSALPLVVGTVVSFAVAYASIAWLLRYVARHSFDVFVAYRIVVGLALFGLLATGALAA from the coding sequence GTGAGTGCCATCAGTGTCGGGCAGGCCCTTGTTCTCGGTGTCGTCGAGGGCGTGACGGAGTTCCTTCCGATCTCCTCCACCGGTCACCTCAAGATTACCGAGGGGATCATGGGCCTTCCCGTGGACGACCGGTCGGTCGTCGCCTTCACGGCTGTCATCCAGGTGGGCGCGATCGGGGCCGTGCTGGTCTATTTCTTCACCGACATCCGCCGGCTGGCGACCGCCTGGGTGCGCGGGCTGGCCGACCGGGAGCTGCGCCAGCACCACGAGTTCCGGTTCGCCTGCTGGATCTTCTACGCGACGCTGCCGGTGGTCGCCGTCGGGCTGGCCGCCAAGTCACTGATCGACGGGCCGCTGGCCTCGCTCTGGATCGTCGCGGGTTCGCTGCTCGCCGGAAGTGCCTTCATGTGGTTCGCCGACCGGTTCGGCCGGCGCAAACGGGGTGAGGACGACATCGATCTCACCGATGCCATGGCCGTGGGGTCGTCCCAGATCCTGGCCCTGCTCTTTCCCGGGTTCTCCCGTTCCGGGGCGACGATGTCCACGGCGCTGGTCCGTGACCTGGACCGGGTGGCAGCCACCCGGCTGTCCTTCTTCCTGTCGATTCCGGCGCTGACCGGCGCCGGCCTGTACGAGCTGAAGGACGCGGTCGGCGGCGGTGTCTCCGCACTGCCGCTGGTGGTCGGCACCGTGGTCTCCTTCGCCGTCGCCTACGCCTCCATCGCCTGGCTGCTGCGGTATGTGGCCCGGCATTCGTTCGACGTCTTCGTCGCCTACCGGATCGTGGTCGGGCTGGCCCTGTTCGGGCTGCTGGCCACCGGCGCGCTGGCCGCGTGA
- a CDS encoding response regulator transcription factor: MRVLVVEDETRTAALLRRGLAEEGFAVDVVADGADAVWQATEITYDVIVLDLMLPSLDGFEVCRRLRAAGRWAPVLMLSARGAVTDRVRGLDVGADDYLAKPFSFEELSARIRALIRRGAHERPVVLDVDGLRLDPAARTASRDGVPLDLSPKEFALLEYLMRHPGEALRRTAILEHVWDFAYDGTSNVVDQYIAYLRRKIDKPFGTTQLETVRGAGYRLRTSARTD; encoded by the coding sequence ATGCGGGTGCTGGTGGTGGAGGACGAGACGCGCACCGCCGCGCTGCTGCGCCGGGGCCTGGCGGAGGAGGGGTTCGCGGTCGACGTCGTCGCGGACGGCGCCGACGCCGTGTGGCAGGCCACCGAGATCACCTACGACGTGATCGTGCTCGATCTGATGCTGCCGAGCCTTGACGGGTTCGAGGTCTGCCGGCGGCTGCGCGCCGCGGGGCGCTGGGCACCGGTGCTCATGCTCTCGGCCCGCGGCGCCGTGACGGACCGCGTCCGCGGGCTCGATGTGGGTGCCGACGACTACCTGGCCAAACCGTTCAGCTTCGAGGAACTGTCCGCCCGCATCCGGGCCCTGATCCGCCGCGGTGCCCACGAGCGCCCGGTCGTCCTGGACGTCGACGGGCTGCGCCTGGACCCGGCCGCGCGCACCGCGAGCCGCGACGGTGTCCCCCTGGACCTGTCGCCGAAGGAGTTCGCGCTGCTGGAATACCTGATGCGCCATCCCGGTGAGGCGCTGCGCCGCACTGCCATCCTCGAACACGTCTGGGACTTCGCCTACGACGGAACCTCCAACGTGGTCGACCAGTACATCGCCTATCTCCGTCGCAAGATCGACAAGCCTTTTGGTACGACGCAGCTGGAGACGGTGCGCGGGGCCGGCTACCGGCTGCGGACCAGCGCCCGGACGGACTGA
- a CDS encoding GNAT family N-acetyltransferase, which translates to MTGVTRGAVPAGRSQVVVRPARLSDAAAIRAIYAPYVLDTPITFEVEVPSEEVVRARMTARPLMPWFVAEIEGEVAGYAYASQHRERAAYRWSADVSIYLAGRQRRRGLGRLLYTRLIDEVRTLGYVTLFAGIALPNEASVGLHTALGFRPVGVYPAVGHKAGRWHDVGWYALLPPGSPPADPAEPREWDVDHHASESAAG; encoded by the coding sequence ATGACAGGCGTCACCCGCGGGGCGGTTCCGGCGGGCCGTTCGCAGGTGGTGGTCAGGCCGGCGAGGCTGTCCGACGCCGCCGCGATCCGGGCCATCTACGCGCCCTACGTGCTGGATACACCCATCACCTTCGAGGTGGAGGTGCCCAGCGAGGAGGTTGTGCGCGCACGCATGACCGCACGGCCGTTGATGCCCTGGTTCGTCGCCGAGATCGAGGGCGAGGTCGCCGGCTACGCCTACGCCAGCCAGCACCGGGAGCGCGCGGCCTACCGCTGGTCGGCCGATGTCTCGATCTACCTCGCCGGCCGGCAGCGCCGGCGCGGGCTCGGCCGGCTGCTTTACACCCGGCTGATCGACGAGGTGCGAACGCTCGGCTATGTGACCCTGTTCGCCGGTATCGCCCTGCCGAACGAGGCCAGCGTGGGCCTGCACACCGCGCTCGGGTTCCGGCCGGTCGGTGTCTACCCCGCGGTCGGCCACAAGGCCGGCCGCTGGCACGACGTGGGCTGGTACGCGCTGCTGCCTCCGGGAAGCCCGCCTGCCGACCCGGCCGAGCCCCGGGAATGGGACGTCGACCACCACGCGTCCGAGTCCGCCGCCGGCTGA